In Bacteroides cellulosilyticus, the genomic stretch CTCCTTAACCGGATCGCCTTTCTTCATAACGCCGCTCGTCCAAAGTTCCTTCTTATCGCCAATGATCTTGAACTGAAGTTTTCCTGCAAACAGATTCTTATCGTCAGCACCTGCCAAACCGGATATTGACACTGCCTTGCCACCAAGATCGTAGAGTAAACGGCTGATGGAGTGGGCACCAAGTCCACGTTCATAAACCACTCCATTCACCGTAAGAGGCGTATGCACCACGGAACGATTAATCTCGACCATACCCCAATCCTGAACATAACAGGAGTCTTGTCCGAATTCGTCCAACCAGACTTCTTTAGTAGGCCCGTTATCACAAGACTGCAAACTCCAGGCACCTATCAACATTGCAGCTAAGAGCGCTGCACACTTTTTCATCTTCATATTCTTTTAATTCTAATAAACTGTATTTTCAAAATGTGGCTCATCCGGCAAATGCGTAATTTAATAAATATCCATCTATAATCTTGTTTATCAAAGCATTGCATTTACCGATATTTTTTCATAGATGTAAAAGCATTTACCACTGTATGTAACGACCTTTACCCCTTATTGTAACGGCCTTTACCTCCTATTGTAACGACCTTTACCTCGGCATGTAAATGGAGTTACCATTTAGCGTAAACAAAGTTACCATTTGGAGTAAACTGAATTACCATTTAGAGTAACTGGATTACCACTACTACATTTACCGGATGAACCTTAAATAGTTTGGTTTTAATCACCCTTTTTATAGATACGTATATTGTCGAATGAGAAATTACGGGCAATATTGGCATCTATTTCAAGACGCATATTGAAACTGGTATAAGAACCCGGGTAGTTATCCGGATAGTCAGTAGATTGAATGACAGTAAACGGCAATGTAATGGTTTCCCAGCGATTGAAGTTCTGAACATTGAAATCCGTTGCAATCCAGTCACAAGTAGGAGCCGCCCAATACAGGTAATTACAGAACTTAATCTTATCCAGAATAAACTGGTTTGCCGTGCGGAACTCACATTTCACCACATAGTTCTTACTGGATTCAAGTCCCAACATATCGGCAGTGTATGCAATACCTCCCCTTTCGGCAATATACCACCAGCCGGAATATTCTGATTTATCGTCGATACGCAGGAAGTTACCGCTAAGGCGTTGAGGATCTTTGATGTCAGTCACCACATTGGTCATACTGGTAGGCAAGTATTCGTCAAAATCCATAATCATGAACTCACGGTCATAATAACGGCCCGGACAGATAGCTTCCACATCCCATTTCGTACCCTTCACCTTGACTTTGATATTCTTATCAACGTTAACGGGCACTCGGGCAGTCAGGTAATTATTACCACTGCTGATGACTTTGGAAACTTTACCGTTAAAATCGACTACCGCATTCAAAGAATCTATTTCATAAAGTTCGAAGAAGTCGCCATAAATCATAATGGTATCACCCGGATTGGTGTATTCATTGAACATACGATCCAAACGGAGTTGGGGAGCGTTAGCCTTGAAAGGCACTTCCTGGCAACCGTGAGCATTGTATATATAAATCTTATCCGTCTCTTTCGTAGGAAGTTTCACCGGAATCTTCATGAACAGAATATTGTTTTCCGTATATACCTCCAGCATATCCAACGCCACATCATTAATCAAAATCGAATCGATATTGTGTACATCAAGCCCCGTGCCGTGTACGGCAATAAAGTCGCCCATAGCAGCCTCCGTAATCGGAGTATTCATATCATCAAGAGTTGTCACGTTGGTAAGCTGTATAGGCATTGAATTATCCTCATCGTCCGAACAAGCCGTAAACGATAGTCCCAGCAACAGCACACCACCCAAACATATATTTCTGAAATTCATTATATTTTTCATTGCATTATCTATTAATCATTAATAAATAAAATTACCACCCCGGATTGTTCCTGTCGATATAAGGATTCGTATTGATAACATCCGGCGGGAACGGCAACAGCAGATGCTTTTCTTCGCGGCGTTTTACAATCTCATTTTCATCTACAGTGCCAATGGCATTCATCACTTGCAGATAGATACCCCAACGGAGCAGGTCGTAACGACGGATACCTTCGGCTGCAAATTCCTTTGCACGTTCTTCAAGGATAAATGAACGGAAAGATTCTTTAGTGAACGGGGTCTTTTCATTACGCTTACTTACCAATGTACTGTTGTTGCGCTTGTTCAGCAACTCCATCTTATCAAAAGCGTCCGTTGTAGGGCCGTTCAATTCATTGTCCGCTTCACAATAGACGAGAACCAGGTCGGCATAACGCAGATAAGGCCAGTTCCAATCCGTACGGTTACCGTTGTTTTCAGCTGTTACGGCTGTGAACTTCTCAAGTTTGGCTCCATATTCGTGGGCACCGTTTCTGACAACGTCTGTCGTCTCATATTTATACGGACATCCTTCATACGGCGGCAATCCCTGGCGTACTTTCACACTGTCGCGTTCGGGATAGAAATACCACTCCATTTTCTCGTAAGTCTTGTTCCAGTTATACGGAACGCGGTGCTTAACGCCCCAAGTGATACGTTCGTCATCCCAGTCGTCGAATGTTTGCAGCCAGTGGTCTCTCTGAACATAATAGCCGGAACTCCACTCCCCGTTATATGCCGGGTCGGGCCATCCGTAATAGTCTTTGCTGACGTAATTATAGAAATCGTCACCCTGACCGGCCATGGTTTGCAGACAGAAAAGAAATTCCGGTCCGTTCTTGTAGGCAGGGCTCCACAATTCTTTTTGGCTTGCCGCCAATGAAACCTCACCGCTGCTGATTACTTCTCCGGCTTTTTCTCTTGCCAGGCGATAATATTCCTGAGAATCAAATTCCTCGTAGCCCGCTACTACATTTTTACTGTGAGTGATAGCCACCGGCATCAGACGTGAAGTTGAACCATCAGGATTCAGCTTGCTTCCGGGACCACCTTTCACCGTGATTTGTCCACTCTTCATAGAAGCCGATCCGATAGTGGCATATACCTTGGCCAACAGAGCTTTAGCAGTGGCACGACATACATGTCCCTTCTTATAGCTTTCATCGGTACGCGGCACCAGCAGGTTTTCAGCTTCTTTCAACGTCTCGATGATGTGCTCATAGACCTCTTTTATAGAAGAACGGGGCAATTCGGAGGAGTTACCCTCTGCAATAGAATACGTGTACAAAGGTATGGGGCCAAAGAACTGAACCAACTGGAATTGAGACCAGGCTTTCAGGAAGCGAAGTTCACCCAGCGCATTGTTCTTTTCTTTTTCGGTAACTCCCGATATCTTCTGCACCAAATAATAGTGGTAGTTGGCCCTATGGATAGTGGTACAGTAATACTGATAGAAGTTCTTTGTTGAATTCTTGTCGTAAAAGTTACCGGCACCCTCGTCACCAAAAGCCCAGCTCGGCCCAGTCTGGTAGTCACAATCGAAGTTTACGACATTATGATAGTTACCCCATGTGAAAGGCCAGTGTAAAGTGTGATAAGCACCTGCCACCAATTGGTCATACGAACCTTCGGCAGCAACATCTTCACCTGCGACAAAGGTAAATGTTTCCTCCTCCAAGTCACAAGAGGTAGTCAGAAACAAACCTGCAGCACATAAGCTTAATATTTTTAATAGTTTCATATTCCTACTTTTTTTTAGAATGCTAATTGAATACCTAAGTTAAATGTACGGGCACTCGGATATGAAGACATATCCACACCTCTACGAGTCGGGTCGCTACCGAAGGCGTTTACATCCGGGTCATACCATTCATAACCGGAAATCGTAAACAGGTTAGTGATGCTCGCTACAATATTGACAGACTCTACAAACTTCACCGGACGAGTCCAGTTATAGCTCAAGCTGATATTCTTGCAACGCAGATAAGAACCATCTACAATATAGCGGTCGGAAGCTTTCATCGCGCGGGTAAACGTACCATCGGCACGCGGCCACTTAGCATTCGCCCTGTTTTCGGGTGTCCAACGGTTGTCGAACACGAAATAAGGCATGTTACCTGAACCTACAGCTACATCAAACTGTTTCAGGTTCACATTCAGGATATCATTTCCCTGTGTACCTTGCAGGAAGAAACTGAACGTCCACTTCTTCCAGTTCAACGTACTGGTGATACCGTACTGGTAATCGGGATTCGTATCGCCGATAATAGTCTTGTCACGGTCGTCAATCACCGGATCATCATCCAGATTCTTATACTTCACCTGCCCAACCATAGACTTAACTTTAGAGGGAGTCGCATCTCTGTAATACGGATCGGCACGCACTTCCGCCTCATTATCATAGAAACCATCTTCTACATAGCCGTATAAAGTGCCGATGGGATGGCCGTTTCTTCTCAGGAACATACTTTCAATGCCCCAAGCCACGTCCGAGAACTGGTCGGCATTCAAACCGCCAATCTCATTGCGGTTGAAAGATATGTTGGCATCCAATGTCCACATCCAGTCACGGGTTTTCACCGGAATGACGTGTGCGGTGATTTCAAGACCTTTGTTGGTAACGCTGCCATAATTGCAGGCTATCTGGTTGAAACCGGAGCTCATATCAATATAGCGGTATTGCAGCAAGTCGGTAGTTTTCTTATAATACAAGTCCACAACCAGGTTCACCCGATTATTCAAGAAGGCTGCATCCAGACCCGCATTAAACTGATTGGTCGTCT encodes the following:
- a CDS encoding RagB/SusD family nutrient uptake outer membrane protein, with the protein product MKLLKILSLCAAGLFLTTSCDLEEETFTFVAGEDVAAEGSYDQLVAGAYHTLHWPFTWGNYHNVVNFDCDYQTGPSWAFGDEGAGNFYDKNSTKNFYQYYCTTIHRANYHYYLVQKISGVTEKEKNNALGELRFLKAWSQFQLVQFFGPIPLYTYSIAEGNSSELPRSSIKEVYEHIIETLKEAENLLVPRTDESYKKGHVCRATAKALLAKVYATIGSASMKSGQITVKGGPGSKLNPDGSTSRLMPVAITHSKNVVAGYEEFDSQEYYRLAREKAGEVISSGEVSLAASQKELWSPAYKNGPEFLFCLQTMAGQGDDFYNYVSKDYYGWPDPAYNGEWSSGYYVQRDHWLQTFDDWDDERITWGVKHRVPYNWNKTYEKMEWYFYPERDSVKVRQGLPPYEGCPYKYETTDVVRNGAHEYGAKLEKFTAVTAENNGNRTDWNWPYLRYADLVLVYCEADNELNGPTTDAFDKMELLNKRNNSTLVSKRNEKTPFTKESFRSFILEERAKEFAAEGIRRYDLLRWGIYLQVMNAIGTVDENEIVKRREEKHLLLPFPPDVINTNPYIDRNNPGW
- a CDS encoding glycan-binding surface protein; translation: MKNIMNFRNICLGGVLLLGLSFTACSDDEDNSMPIQLTNVTTLDDMNTPITEAAMGDFIAVHGTGLDVHNIDSILINDVALDMLEVYTENNILFMKIPVKLPTKETDKIYIYNAHGCQEVPFKANAPQLRLDRMFNEYTNPGDTIMIYGDFFELYEIDSLNAVVDFNGKVSKVISSGNNYLTARVPVNVDKNIKVKVKGTKWDVEAICPGRYYDREFMIMDFDEYLPTSMTNVVTDIKDPQRLSGNFLRIDDKSEYSGWWYIAERGGIAYTADMLGLESSKNYVVKCEFRTANQFILDKIKFCNYLYWAAPTCDWIATDFNVQNFNRWETITLPFTVIQSTDYPDNYPGSYTSFNMRLEIDANIARNFSFDNIRIYKKGD